A single Methanocaldococcus bathoardescens DNA region contains:
- a CDS encoding DUF515 domain-containing protein, producing MVDTSKIKALKEKSKKTIRPNPLKFVLVLLVVVIIGMLAFIVYNEISIMHFQEKIKLENQKKTAIESINQIFAKFPNDPQKLVYINKIQMADNVDDINKVLEEAKSYISFKNYKIETINQIKSIYGDYYSLSPYAQDLVHKISLAESPEEIKNLLKTADIERDLRNIIEKQINYALSSGDKYYYVEVGEKSQFMTRDEIIRYKNFWTLSELKSLKITPISQLNKVAIEISAKQCGKLPHKGDIVSIYSKDGSFITYAIIDSSYVIISSISYSESKSTSSNINELGDSYSSSSSSSISYSLNNIPGILHATVIDKLDYNKIKEMFGEYGKKLNEIEDDTQIFDENVNYFLIISIPDDKIPDIIKLNSKDITIVVKSK from the coding sequence ATGGTCGATACTTCAAAAATTAAAGCATTAAAAGAAAAAAGTAAAAAAACAATAAGACCTAATCCACTAAAATTTGTTTTAGTATTACTTGTCGTTGTAATCATTGGAATGTTAGCATTTATTGTATATAATGAAATTAGTATTATGCACTTTCAAGAAAAGATAAAACTTGAAAATCAGAAAAAAACTGCTATAGAATCTATAAATCAGATATTTGCTAAATTCCCAAACGACCCTCAAAAACTAGTATATATAAACAAAATTCAAATGGCAGATAACGTAGATGATATTAATAAAGTATTGGAGGAAGCTAAGAGTTACATAAGCTTTAAAAACTACAAGATTGAAACTATAAACCAAATAAAAAGTATATATGGAGATTATTATTCCTTAAGCCCCTATGCTCAAGATTTAGTACATAAAATAAGTTTGGCAGAATCTCCTGAAGAGATTAAAAACTTATTAAAAACTGCAGATATAGAGAGAGACCTTAGAAATATTATTGAAAAACAAATAAATTATGCTTTATCATCAGGAGATAAATACTACTATGTAGAAGTTGGTGAAAAATCTCAATTTATGACAAGGGATGAAATCATTAGATACAAAAATTTCTGGACATTATCTGAACTTAAATCTCTAAAAATAACCCCGATATCACAATTAAATAAAGTTGCAATTGAAATATCTGCAAAACAATGTGGTAAATTACCACACAAAGGAGATATAGTATCAATATATAGCAAAGACGGTTCATTCATCACTTATGCAATTATAGATTCATCTTATGTGATTATATCATCAATAAGTTACAGTGAAAGTAAATCAACATCAAGTAATATAAATGAGCTTGGAGATTCTTATTCCTCATCATCCTCTTCAAGTATATCATATTCATTAAATAATATTCCAGGCATATTGCATGCAACAGTTATTGATAAGTTGGATTACAATAAGATAAAAGAAATGTTTGGAGAGTATGGAAAAAAATTGAATGAAATTGAGGATGATACCCAAATATTCGATGAAAACGTTAATTACTTCCTAATTATCTCAATTCCTGATGATAAGATTCCAGATATTATAAAGTTAAATTCTAAAGATATAACCATTGTAGTAAAATCAAAATAA
- a CDS encoding A24 family peptidase C-terminal domain-containing protein, whose amino-acid sequence MDLLNIVYIVNFILLILASITDIKERIIPHKYTIAMIIMNLTVGYYYFGLDVIIAFFSTLILCLILSVGMGGGDVKLFTALAPIFAYPDSFVFYIPKYILYLIAISMLIAAVFPMFKILIRYWKDILPSACYLTMILGVLYYFIHIYKIPYASIIIWAYIILSIFISRKIPKYKEYTKKLGYLFPVYLLFLYIVDKSYFIKYNVLITSIIYLCEIILISIVIYALTGVEISDKKHVKELKEGDILRDVIIIDKDGVEVKNLNIIKRIKLLLEHEIKKDGKEIILTDGEGLSNEDIQKIKKLYMEGKIPDKLNIIKTYPFVPFVVVGYLITLMLMFSSII is encoded by the coding sequence GTGGATTTGTTAAATATAGTTTATATTGTTAACTTTATTTTACTTATTTTGGCATCAATAACAGATATTAAGGAGAGAATTATCCCACACAAATACACAATTGCCATGATTATAATGAACTTAACTGTTGGTTATTACTATTTTGGACTTGATGTAATTATTGCGTTTTTCTCTACGTTAATATTATGTTTAATATTAAGTGTTGGAATGGGAGGAGGAGATGTTAAGCTATTTACAGCCTTAGCCCCTATTTTTGCATATCCTGATTCTTTTGTATTTTATATTCCAAAATATATTCTCTACTTAATAGCAATCAGCATGCTTATTGCTGCAGTTTTTCCAATGTTTAAAATTTTAATAAGATATTGGAAAGACATTTTACCCTCAGCTTGTTATTTGACTATGATTCTTGGTGTATTATACTATTTTATACATATTTATAAAATTCCATACGCTTCAATAATTATATGGGCTTATATCATCCTCTCCATATTTATTTCAAGAAAAATTCCAAAATATAAAGAATATACAAAAAAATTAGGTTATTTATTCCCTGTTTATTTGTTATTTCTCTATATTGTTGATAAATCCTATTTTATTAAATACAACGTACTAATAACGTCCATAATATACCTCTGCGAAATAATACTAATATCTATAGTTATTTATGCCCTCACAGGTGTAGAAATTTCCGATAAAAAACATGTTAAAGAGTTAAAAGAAGGAGATATTTTAAGAGACGTAATAATTATAGACAAAGATGGTGTTGAAGTAAAAAACTTAAATATTATAAAAAGAATAAAACTCCTATTAGAACATGAAATTAAAAAAGATGGAAAAGAAATAATATTAACTGATGGAGAAGGGCTGTCCAATGAAGACATCCAAAAAATAAAAAAACTCTACATGGAAGGAAAAATTCCAGATAAATTAAATATTATAAAGACCTATCCATTTGTTCCATTTGTCGTTGTTGGTTATTTAATTACTCTAATGTTAATGTTCTCATCTATAATCTAA
- a CDS encoding class III signal peptide-containing protein translates to MLKFRKRGQISLEFSLLFLAVLLAIIIAVGYPGMFGFKKTVTISSMSLAHAAVSKMKQNIELVAAAGEGTTKIVYIKCPPGHWEANKNILYFYRDGDIKFNITANCNTNINLNGNKTVSKAKIIIVEIQKINESHVNVTIIS, encoded by the coding sequence ATGCTTAAATTTAGAAAAAGAGGTCAGATATCCTTAGAGTTTTCTTTATTATTTTTGGCTGTTTTACTTGCCATTATTATTGCCGTTGGTTATCCAGGAATGTTTGGATTTAAAAAAACAGTTACTATATCCTCTATGAGCTTAGCCCATGCGGCAGTATCTAAGATGAAACAAAACATTGAATTAGTAGCTGCAGCAGGTGAAGGAACTACGAAAATTGTTTATATAAAATGTCCTCCAGGCCATTGGGAAGCCAATAAGAATATTCTATATTTCTACCGTGATGGAGACATTAAATTCAACATTACGGCAAACTGTAATACCAATATAAATCTAAATGGAAACAAAACAGTTTCCAAAGCTAAGATAATTATAGTTGAAATTCAGAAAATTAATGAATCCCATGTAAATGTTACTATAATATCATAA
- a CDS encoding class III signal peptide-containing protein has translation MKNKTKITSLKKAQISLEFSFLFFAILLASLVTVSHFLSQNFSKDDRVINDVENAAKTAVILANSGYNGISPNTTLIYGGISWSEDKKNIYIYISPRNTSYVTPEIKDFIISYIYNTTKINQSEYNITINPSTT, from the coding sequence ATGAAAAATAAAACTAAAATAACAAGTTTAAAAAAAGCTCAAATATCTCTTGAATTTTCATTTTTATTCTTTGCTATACTGTTAGCATCTCTTGTAACAGTTAGTCACTTTCTCTCACAGAATTTCTCAAAGGATGATAGGGTTATAAATGATGTTGAAAATGCAGCAAAAACTGCAGTAATATTGGCGAATTCAGGATATAATGGAATCTCTCCAAATACAACTCTAATCTATGGAGGAATTTCGTGGTCAGAAGATAAAAAAAATATATACATTTACATTTCACCTAGAAACACATCTTACGTCACGCCAGAAATAAAGGATTTTATTATAAGCTATATCTACAATACCACAAAAATAAATCAAAGTGAATATAATATAACAATAAACCCTTCTACTACATAA